The following proteins are co-located in the Chryseobacterium daecheongense genome:
- a CDS encoding GPW/gp25 family protein — translation MDTPNYRMPFVPSTLMSEGGSIDTCDMGESIAHNIMLLITTKKGENRYDENYGNDVWNLEFDNGVTSAVWENIFIKSLKRQIQEYEPRIVQPQIDAHIQIVEHSYDTKEHTEIKKKVRIAINAKMEATGERFSFSTELFLSPMSID, via the coding sequence ATGGACACACCAAATTACAGAATGCCTTTTGTTCCGTCAACACTAATGTCCGAAGGAGGAAGTATTGATACCTGCGACATGGGAGAGAGTATAGCCCATAACATTATGTTGCTGATAACCACTAAAAAAGGAGAAAACAGATATGATGAAAATTACGGAAATGATGTTTGGAACCTTGAATTCGATAATGGAGTTACAAGCGCTGTTTGGGAGAATATATTCATTAAAAGTCTAAAAAGACAGATACAGGAATATGAACCAAGAATTGTTCAGCCACAGATTGACGCCCACATACAAATTGTAGAACATAGCTACGATACCAAAGAGCACACGGAAATAAAGAAAAAAGTAAGAATTGCCATTAATGCCAAAATGGAGGCAACCGGTGAGCGGTTTAGCTTTTCTACAGAACTGTTTCTGAGCCCTATGTCTATTGATTAA
- a CDS encoding amino acid permease, giving the protein MQKKLKLWDAIMLVMGSMIGSGIFIVSADMMRNLGSGYWLIVVWVITGIMTVAAAISYGELSALFPKAGGQYTYLKEIFGKRMGFLYGWGLFTVIQTGTIAAVAMAFGKFTAYLIPALNDAEAIFQSGEFKITWIQILAIVVILLLTYINTRGVESGKILQNIFTGSKIIALIGLIAAGFILVDVSHLSENFEFGYDSFNNLKKDISGNFLKHGWEPIGGMTLLGGIAAAMVGSVFSSVAWESVTFVSGEIDNPKKNVVKAMIYGTSAVMLLYIAVNYVYLNALDRDSIAFAANDRVAVAASHNIFGSAGTIIIALLVMISTFGCNNGLILAGARVFQTMAKDGMFFQSAEKNNKNAVPGNALWMQGIWASLLCLSGQYGNLLDMISFVIVLFYMITVFGVIYLRFKQPNLERPYKTWLYPVTPLIYLLIGTGFCILLLIYKQQYTWPGFIMVILGLPVYYFINRNKKTDQ; this is encoded by the coding sequence ATGCAGAAAAAATTAAAACTTTGGGATGCCATTATGTTGGTAATGGGTTCTATGATTGGGAGTGGAATCTTTATTGTAAGTGCCGATATGATGAGGAATCTGGGATCCGGATACTGGTTGATCGTAGTATGGGTTATTACAGGAATAATGACAGTGGCAGCAGCAATAAGCTATGGGGAACTGTCTGCATTGTTTCCTAAAGCAGGAGGACAATATACTTATCTTAAGGAGATTTTCGGTAAAAGGATGGGGTTTCTATATGGCTGGGGGCTTTTTACGGTTATTCAGACGGGTACTATTGCTGCCGTTGCAATGGCTTTCGGTAAATTTACTGCTTACCTGATTCCAGCACTTAATGATGCTGAAGCAATTTTCCAGAGTGGTGAGTTTAAAATAACGTGGATCCAGATATTAGCAATTGTCGTTATTCTTCTTCTTACATACATCAACACAAGAGGAGTAGAAAGCGGGAAGATTTTACAGAATATCTTTACAGGCTCTAAAATTATAGCATTAATAGGTCTTATTGCAGCCGGATTTATTTTAGTTGATGTTTCCCATCTTTCTGAAAATTTTGAATTTGGTTATGACTCATTTAACAATCTGAAAAAAGATATTAGCGGAAATTTTCTTAAACATGGATGGGAGCCTATTGGAGGAATGACCTTACTTGGAGGTATTGCCGCAGCTATGGTAGGTTCCGTTTTCAGTTCCGTAGCCTGGGAGAGCGTTACTTTTGTATCCGGCGAAATTGATAATCCTAAAAAAAATGTGGTTAAGGCAATGATCTATGGTACTTCTGCCGTAATGCTTCTGTATATAGCAGTAAATTATGTATACCTGAATGCTTTGGACAGGGATTCCATTGCTTTCGCGGCTAATGACAGAGTAGCGGTAGCTGCTTCGCATAATATATTTGGAAGTGCGGGAACAATTATTATTGCTTTACTGGTCATGATTTCTACTTTTGGGTGTAATAACGGACTGATCCTCGCAGGAGCCAGAGTTTTCCAGACGATGGCGAAAGATGGTATGTTTTTCCAGTCAGCAGAAAAAAACAATAAAAATGCAGTTCCCGGAAATGCACTTTGGATGCAGGGAATCTGGGCTTCTTTATTATGCCTGAGCGGACAGTATGGAAATTTACTGGATATGATTTCTTTTGTGATTGTTTTATTCTATATGATTACTGTTTTTGGTGTAATTTATTTAAGATTTAAACAGCCTAATCTTGAGAGACCTTATAAAACCTGGTTATATCCTGTTACTCCTCTTATTTATTTATTAATAGGAACCGGATTTTGTATTTTACTATTGATCTATAAGCAACAATATACCTGGCCGGGGTTTATAATGGTGATATTAGGGCTTCCTGTCTATTATTTTATCAACAGGAACAAAAAAACAGATCAGTAG
- a CDS encoding DUF4920 domain-containing protein: protein MKFKSILLAVAISTSAVAFAQETSQKMFAPPAGNAIVGDTYGAGVDSSVESKAITVEKLGKKLKKENKKLENVTIKGKVTDVCEKKGCWLTIQTEDNSQFFVKMKDYAFFVPTALKGKNVVLEGNAERKVISVDEQKHYAEDAKKPQSEIDAITKPKEEVRFVANGIKVVN from the coding sequence ATGAAATTCAAATCCATATTACTTGCGGTTGCAATCAGTACTTCTGCTGTAGCATTCGCTCAGGAGACATCACAGAAAATGTTCGCTCCGCCGGCAGGAAATGCTATCGTGGGAGATACTTATGGTGCAGGTGTTGACTCATCAGTAGAATCTAAGGCGATTACGGTTGAAAAACTTGGTAAAAAACTGAAAAAAGAAAATAAAAAACTTGAGAATGTAACCATCAAAGGAAAAGTAACCGATGTATGTGAGAAAAAAGGATGCTGGCTAACTATTCAGACTGAAGATAATTCTCAGTTCTTTGTAAAAATGAAAGATTATGCATTCTTCGTTCCTACTGCTTTGAAGGGGAAAAACGTTGTCTTGGAAGGAAATGCCGAAAGAAAAGTAATCTCTGTAGATGAACAAAAGCATTATGCTGAAGATGCTAAAAAACCACAATCAGAGATTGACGCTATCACAAAACCAAAAGAGGAAGTGAGATTTGTAGCTAATGGAATCAAAGTTGTTAATTAA
- a CDS encoding M14 family zinc carboxypeptidase, which produces MNFEQIYLQNPNFPNRYISPEKLFFYLQTNLSEYIIEIGRSYLEKPIYKLSIGSGPIKILAWSQMHGNESNATHAMLDLLVSLDKYPEMKEDLFSKIKLDFIFMLNPDGSERWTRLNATDIDLNRDFHNEASKEIKFLKNIVSANQYDYALNLHEQRTIFTTDGIHPATLSFLAPSENEERTVTDNRKKCMAVIGRIYNHLKDLIPNQIGRYSDEFYPTSTGDNFIKAGMPTILFEGGHFVDDYTRTGTRKYYTIALFYALKAISELNSDITGWESYLDIPENKESHYDIIYRNVKLNTDHHCILDIAVQYREIKEEGKDDLSFIPFVMEVGDVKKRKGWLEIDCTGKKFVCATKYPKLDEKVDFSIED; this is translated from the coding sequence ATGAACTTTGAACAGATCTATCTTCAAAATCCAAATTTTCCTAATCGCTATATTTCCCCTGAAAAATTATTTTTTTACCTACAGACGAATCTCAGCGAATATATTATAGAGATCGGAAGATCGTATTTGGAGAAGCCCATTTATAAATTAAGTATTGGCAGTGGACCTATTAAAATACTGGCATGGTCGCAAATGCATGGAAATGAATCAAACGCTACCCATGCTATGCTTGACTTGCTGGTAAGTCTTGATAAATATCCTGAAATGAAGGAAGATTTATTCAGCAAGATCAAACTTGACTTTATCTTTATGCTAAATCCTGATGGCTCTGAAAGATGGACAAGGCTAAATGCAACGGATATAGACCTTAACAGGGATTTTCATAATGAGGCCAGTAAAGAGATTAAGTTCCTTAAGAATATAGTATCTGCAAACCAATATGATTATGCTCTTAATTTACATGAGCAAAGGACTATTTTTACAACAGATGGAATCCATCCAGCCACACTTTCGTTTTTGGCTCCCTCTGAAAATGAAGAGCGCACCGTTACGGACAACAGAAAAAAATGTATGGCAGTGATTGGAAGGATATACAATCATTTAAAAGATTTAATTCCTAATCAGATTGGAAGATATTCTGATGAGTTTTATCCAACATCAACCGGTGATAATTTTATTAAAGCAGGAATGCCTACGATTCTATTTGAGGGAGGACACTTTGTAGATGATTACACAAGGACAGGAACAAGAAAATATTATACTATAGCATTATTCTATGCTTTAAAAGCAATCAGTGAACTTAATTCTGATATTACAGGCTGGGAATCTTACCTCGATATTCCGGAGAATAAAGAAAGCCACTACGATATTATCTACAGAAATGTAAAGCTGAATACAGATCATCATTGTATTTTAGATATCGCAGTTCAGTACAGAGAAATTAAAGAAGAAGGAAAAGATGATTTGTCTTTTATTCCATTTGTTATGGAGGTGGGAGATGTAAAGAAAAGAAAGGGATGGCTTGAAATAGATTGTACGGGAAAGAAATTTGTGTGCGCTACCAAATATCCTAAGCTGGATGAAAAAGTAGATTTTAGTATTGAAGATTAA